AAAACTGGCGCTGAAAATATTAATCGTGCCAATAAGGCCAAGGGCTAGGGCGATGTACACTATCGCTTCCACCGGGCCTGACCAGGGCAGCGCAATTTTCCGCATGGACAACCTCCACTCTTTCGTCAATCCCTATTATACCAGAAATATCCATGGCCGCCCACTGACCAAACGTCCCAGCTTTTAATATTATATACTGATTATTTGCGCATGAAGGTGATGGTATGGATATTCCGTCCTTCCGCCTGCTGGCGGCCGATACCGAGAAACGGGCCCTCCTCATCGTGCATGGTCCGTCCGGCGCCATAGCAGCCGAAATGGCTTACCCGGACGGTTTTACGCCCACGGCCATTGCAGTGGCAGAAGACGGCCGCAGGGCTTTTGCGGCTATGGCTGCCAGCGGCGGCGTCGGCGCCCTCTTTGTCTTGAACCTGCGTTCGCTGTCCGTTTACCGCCTGCCGGTTGAAATCCCGCACCCCGCCTTTTTCGCACCAATTCCCGGCGCCCCTGTGGCGACGATGATTGCGCCGTCAGGCGCGCTCTACCGCTTGGACATCCAGGATTTAACTGTCCGCTGTTGCGGTCAGCCGGGTATTGCCGCTTGCTGCGCGGGCCTGGCGGTTGACCGCACCGGCCTTTATACCGTTTGGGAAAGTGAAGCCGGCGGCATCCTGGCCTGTTTTGACCATTACGGCAACCTCCTTTATGACCGCCTGCTGCCCGGCGTCCCCACCGCCCTCTGCCGGCAAAGTGGAACAACACTGGCGCCGTTTACCGGCGCCGACGGTCGAAAAGGACTGGCGCTCTACCGCGACGGCACCACCTATGCAGCGCCGCTCCTGGCCTGGCTGCCGCCCGGGCCAATGTGGCCAGGCGCCGCCGCCCTGTCGCCTACCGGTGACAGGGCGTATGTGGCCGGTGAAGAAACTGGGGTTCTTTTCATCTTTGACCTAAGCCGGCTAACCGTTATGCAGACAATCGCCATTGGCCAGCCGCTGTCATCGCTCTGCCTGCTGCCAGGCGGCCGCTATGCTGCCGCCGTCAGCACCGCCGGCAGCCTGTACCTCATCGATCTTGCGCAGGGCGCCGCTTGCCCGCTTGCCGCTAACGGCCGGCTGGCCCCTTACCTCGCGATCATTGGCGGTGCTAGTAGCGGAGCAGAATGATGCCGGCCACAATTAGCACCGCTCCCGCCGCTTTGCCGGCGGTAATCTTTTCGCCGAAAAACACCGCCGCCAAGATGAGCGCCACCAGCGGGAAGGCGGAAACAACCGGCGAAACCCGGCCGACCTCGCCGTATTTGAGGGCGTAGTAATAGGCCAGCTGTCCCAAAAGGGCGGCGCATACTCCTTCGAGCGCCACGAACAATACATCCCGGGGAGCGGCAGCCAGAACGGCCGACCACTTGCCCCCGGCAGTCACGGCTAAAGCCAGCAGGCCTGTTACCACGGCGCTGCGGATGGTAAGCGCCGTGAGCGGCTCCAGGCCGCCAAGGCCCAGCTTGCCAAATAACGGAGCCATTCCCCAGCAAAACAGCGCCAAAACGGCAAAACTAAAACTCTTGAGCATCAGGTCTTGTCCCCCCTATAACCTTGATAAAGCCCCTTTCCGGTCCGGGAAGGGGCTTCCTACTGATCTATTCCTTAACTTTACCGAGCGGCCGCGGCCAGTTATTCCATTTGTATTTCGCCGATTTAACCTGCGTGGGCGGCTCGGATTCAGGCTCAGGCGCAAACTCTGGCTCAGGCTTAGGCTTCGGCTCTTCCCGCGGCGGCGCCATTTCCATGAATTTCTGGGACGGCAAGGCAAACTTGGGCGGTTTGGCCGGCGGCATTTCTTCTTCGAAACATTCCTCTTCGTCTTCCGCCACCATTTCTTCTTCCTCGTCCCACATGTCGCACAGCATCTTCTCGTCGTACTCCGCCGCAGAAGGTCCAAAGCTGTCCTCCCCGGTCATGCCGTCTTCCTGGCAAAAAACCGCTTCTTCCTCATCAGGCGGACATTCCATCCCGCCTTTTTCCATCATGCCTTTATCCATCATAGCCAAAATCATGAGGAAATGGTCGGCTTCCCGGCGGACATGGTCAGCCAGCAATGCGGGAATAATGCTTACCAGCTTGCACTCCTCGATCAGGCGGTGGACCGCCTTCTTGAAATCCCTTAGCCGCACCGTGGCGGCGCGCACATCCTTGATAAAGCGCCCGTAAGCAGGCATGATGCCGTGATCATGGCGATAAGCATGCGCACCTTTATTGCCATGGGCATGGTGATGGTGATGATGGTGGTGGTACAGGCCGGCAAAATCGCGGGCCTGGAGATAGAGCTCGTCAAATTCTTGGGAAAACTCTTCCACTGTCCCCATCATGATTCGCTCCGACGGGTCAAGCCGCCCCCGGATAAAGTAAGTGTGGTCGGCCATGATGCGGATCCACAGCAGCATTTCCCGCGTCTTGGCCATTTGTTCGAGCGCAGGCTTGCCGTCTTTCATTTTCGCGAGCAGCCGCAGGACATATTCGGCCTCGCGGGCCATATGTTCAAGCATAAGTGGCGGCAAATTAGGTACTATCCGGCAGGATACCGCCAGGTGGACAAGGTGGTGTTTGTAGTGGTGAAACTGGGCAATAAGGTAAGCCGCGTCGTCGAGCAGCGCGGCAAATTTCTTATCGCCGACCTTACCAACACGGGCCTTGAGTTTCCCGAGTTCGTCATAAAAGTAGTCCGCTTCGCGAATAAGGTCGGTTTTGTCGCAGGGCAAACCCAGCTTAATAAACAGGGCGTGCTCCTGCAAGAGACCTAGCCAGAAGCACAGTTCCTCCGCATTGGGCAGCAGCCCTGGCGCACCGGTGGCAACAGGGGGGCGTGACATAGTAACACCTCGCTTGCTTTTGCTTTTCACACTACATTCTATGCCACGCCGGGAAGAACTGTTAAATTACCATAAGAGATATTCATGCCAATAAATTGGCGTATTCCACCACTTTCCGCTTTCCAATTTCGAGGGTAGGATGCAGTTAAAAAGTTACCTCGCAGCGGTAGATGCGCATCCCCTGGGAACTGAATTTTTCCTCATACTCGGTCATAATATTGCCTTCATAGCCGCTATTGTGCAGATCAAAGGTAATATTTCCCATTTTCAGCCCCAGGGCGCCAAACTGGTTAAGGGAAAACTCAAACAGTTTCTCGTTATCGGTTTTGAAGAAGAGCTGGCCGCCGGGCGCCAGCACCACCCGGTACTTTTCCAGGAAATTCATATGGGTGAGCCGCCGCTTGGCATGCCGCTTTTTGGGCCAGGGATCGCAAAAATTGATGTACAGACGGTCAATTTCGCCGGGAGCAAACAGTTCCAGCAAGTTGTTGATATCATATACGACCAGCCGAACGTTGCCTAGCTGCCGCTCCCGCACTTTCTTGACGGCATAGTACACAACATCCTGCTGAGCTTCCACGCCCACAAAATTGATGGCCGGCTCCCGTTCGGCCATTCCGGCAATAAAGCGCCCCTTGCCGGTACCCAGCTCCACATGGAGCGGGGCCGCGCGGCCGAAAACCTCCCGCCAGCGCCCGCGCAAGTCAGGCAGGGGAGGGCGGTAGACGATATCAGTATATTCGGTAAGTGCTTGACTAATCCAGGGCTTTTTCCGCAACCTCATCGCAAAATCCCCCTCGCATTTCTTTAGTCGTCGACAGCCGGCGCGCTAAACAGCGCGGGTCATGTCCTTTTTTGACAAAAAAGAGGATTTACACTATTG
Above is a window of Thermosinus carboxydivorans Nor1 DNA encoding:
- a CDS encoding EamA family transporter; this translates as MLKSFSFAVLALFCWGMAPLFGKLGLGGLEPLTALTIRSAVVTGLLALAVTAGGKWSAVLAAAPRDVLFVALEGVCAALLGQLAYYYALKYGEVGRVSPVVSAFPLVALILAAVFFGEKITAGKAAGAVLIVAGIILLRY
- the trmB gene encoding tRNA (guanosine(46)-N7)-methyltransferase TrmB — encoded protein: MRLRKKPWISQALTEYTDIVYRPPLPDLRGRWREVFGRAAPLHVELGTGKGRFIAGMAEREPAINFVGVEAQQDVVYYAVKKVRERQLGNVRLVVYDINNLLELFAPGEIDRLYINFCDPWPKKRHAKRRLTHMNFLEKYRVVLAPGGQLFFKTDNEKLFEFSLNQFGALGLKMGNITFDLHNSGYEGNIMTEYEEKFSSQGMRIYRCEVTF
- a CDS encoding DUF2935 domain-containing protein, with product MSRPPVATGAPGLLPNAEELCFWLGLLQEHALFIKLGLPCDKTDLIREADYFYDELGKLKARVGKVGDKKFAALLDDAAYLIAQFHHYKHHLVHLAVSCRIVPNLPPLMLEHMAREAEYVLRLLAKMKDGKPALEQMAKTREMLLWIRIMADHTYFIRGRLDPSERIMMGTVEEFSQEFDELYLQARDFAGLYHHHHHHHHAHGNKGAHAYRHDHGIMPAYGRFIKDVRAATVRLRDFKKAVHRLIEECKLVSIIPALLADHVRREADHFLMILAMMDKGMMEKGGMECPPDEEEAVFCQEDGMTGEDSFGPSAAEYDEKMLCDMWDEEEEMVAEDEEECFEEEMPPAKPPKFALPSQKFMEMAPPREEPKPKPEPEFAPEPESEPPTQVKSAKYKWNNWPRPLGKVKE